Proteins from one Xenorhabdus griffiniae genomic window:
- a CDS encoding inorganic triphosphatase yields MSSVEIELKLSVKPDAIPAVRQQLLQFPHDYTSPQHLTNIYFETPDNQLRRWDMGLRIRGFDGHYEMTIKTAGKVIGGLHQRPEFNIPLSQPKLDLTLFPAPIWPENTDLAHLQAQLTKLFSTDFNREKWLVTYGESEIEVVLDQGIIFSGNKDSGDQTSPICEFELELKNGNIIDILSLANRLAAQNGLRLANQSKAARGYALVGLSHKTLPKVPRELEWRQPLSVLLPEILAQWQEQEEGWLAGFSEGKTGLAQVLQWVIKLIERQTERLPILDLLLELKAALSMNNAEAETLSYSTSWLQCKLALMQWLLAQSR; encoded by the coding sequence CTGTGAAGCCTGACGCGATACCGGCAGTTCGCCAGCAGTTATTGCAGTTTCCTCATGATTACACTTCCCCACAACACCTGACTAATATTTATTTTGAGACGCCTGATAATCAATTGCGGCGTTGGGATATGGGGTTGCGTATCCGTGGTTTCGACGGACACTATGAGATGACCATCAAAACTGCAGGTAAAGTAATAGGTGGGTTACACCAACGCCCTGAATTCAACATTCCTTTATCCCAACCTAAATTAGACCTGACCCTATTTCCCGCCCCTATCTGGCCTGAAAATACCGATCTCGCCCATCTACAGGCACAATTGACGAAATTATTCAGCACCGACTTTAACCGTGAAAAATGGCTTGTGACCTATGGAGAAAGCGAAATTGAAGTGGTGTTGGATCAGGGAATTATTTTTTCTGGCAATAAAGATTCAGGAGATCAAACGTCACCTATTTGTGAGTTTGAACTGGAGCTAAAAAATGGAAATATCATCGATATTCTGTCATTGGCAAACAGACTTGCTGCGCAAAATGGTCTGCGTTTAGCAAATCAAAGCAAGGCGGCACGGGGGTATGCGCTTGTTGGTTTATCCCATAAGACATTGCCAAAAGTACCGAGAGAGTTGGAATGGCGGCAGCCGTTGTCTGTGCTTTTACCTGAAATTTTGGCGCAATGGCAGGAGCAAGAAGAAGGATGGCTGGCGGGTTTTTCAGAAGGTAAGACGGGATTAGCGCAGGTTTTGCAGTGGGTGATAAAGCTGATTGAAAGACAAACTGAACGTCTACCGATCTTGGATTTATTACTGGAATTAAAGGCGGCTTTATCTATGAACAATGCGGAGGCTGAAACATTGTCTTATAGCACTTCTTGGTTGCAATGTAAGCTAGCATTAATGCAGTGGCTGCTGGCTCAGTCCCGATAA
- the hldE gene encoding bifunctional D-glycero-beta-D-manno-heptose-7-phosphate kinase/D-glycero-beta-D-manno-heptose 1-phosphate adenylyltransferase HldE, which produces MKVTLPDFHRAGVLVVGDVMLDRYWYGPTSRISPEAPVPVVKVETIEERPGGAANVAMNIASLGANSRLVGLTGIDDAARALSEKLSSVKVRCDFVSVPTHPTITKLRVLSRNQQLLRLDFEEGFQNIDAQPMLEKIQQSLPHIGALVLSDYAKGALNQIQAMIKLANEANVPVLIDPKGSNFSRYRGATLLTPNMSEFEAVVGHCKDNDDLVQKGMKLVQDLDLKALLITRSERGMSLLQVGQPPLHLPTQAQEVFDVTGAGDTVIGVLATALAAGKPLNEACYLANAAAGVVVGKLGTSTVSPVELENAVRGRAETGFGVMSEAKLKEAVAQARQRGERIVMTNGCFDILHAGHVSYLSNARKLGDRLIVAVNSDASTKRLKGETRPVNPLEQRMTVLSALESVDWVVAFEEDTPQRLIAGILPDILVKGGDYKPEEIAGSEEVWAAGGEVKVLNFEDGISTTNIIKTIKSQ; this is translated from the coding sequence ATGAAAGTAACACTCCCGGATTTTCACCGCGCAGGTGTTTTGGTTGTTGGCGATGTGATGTTAGATCGCTATTGGTATGGCCCAACGAGCCGCATTTCACCGGAAGCGCCCGTTCCGGTCGTTAAGGTAGAAACCATAGAAGAGCGCCCTGGTGGTGCGGCTAACGTCGCCATGAATATTGCTTCCTTGGGGGCGAATTCACGTTTGGTCGGTTTGACGGGCATTGATGATGCAGCGCGGGCATTGAGTGAGAAACTGAGCAGTGTGAAAGTCCGTTGTGATTTTGTTTCTGTTCCAACTCATCCAACTATCACGAAACTGCGTGTCTTATCGCGTAATCAACAATTGTTGCGTCTGGATTTTGAAGAGGGCTTCCAGAATATAGATGCTCAGCCGATGCTGGAAAAAATTCAGCAATCCTTGCCTCATATTGGCGCTTTGGTACTGTCGGATTACGCTAAAGGTGCGCTAAACCAGATTCAGGCGATGATTAAGCTCGCCAATGAAGCGAATGTTCCTGTACTTATCGATCCAAAAGGCAGCAATTTTAGCCGCTATCGTGGAGCAACATTGCTGACGCCAAATATGTCAGAGTTTGAAGCCGTTGTAGGGCACTGCAAGGATAATGATGATCTGGTACAGAAAGGCATGAAGCTAGTGCAGGATTTGGATCTAAAAGCGCTGTTGATCACACGTTCTGAACGAGGTATGAGTTTATTGCAAGTTGGACAGCCGCCTTTGCATTTGCCAACTCAGGCACAGGAAGTCTTTGATGTCACGGGTGCGGGAGATACGGTGATAGGTGTATTGGCAACGGCATTAGCTGCGGGTAAGCCGTTAAACGAAGCTTGTTACCTCGCCAATGCAGCGGCCGGTGTGGTGGTGGGTAAATTGGGTACGTCCACTGTATCGCCGGTTGAACTGGAAAATGCGGTGCGTGGACGTGCAGAAACTGGATTTGGTGTAATGAGTGAAGCCAAACTGAAAGAAGCCGTTGCACAGGCGCGTCAGCGTGGTGAACGGATTGTCATGACGAATGGTTGTTTTGATATCCTCCATGCGGGACATGTTTCTTACCTGTCCAACGCCCGTAAATTGGGGGACCGTTTGATCGTTGCCGTCAATAGTGATGCATCCACTAAGCGCCTGAAAGGGGAAACCCGTCCGGTGAATCCGCTGGAACAACGCATGACAGTATTATCAGCGCTGGAATCTGTGGACTGGGTTGTGGCATTTGAAGAAGATACACCGCAGCGCTTAATCGCGGGTATCTTGCCAGATATTTTGGTCAAAGGTGGGGATTACAAACCTGAAGAGATTGCCGGTAGCGAAGAAGTTTGGGCTGCGGGTGGTGAGGTTAAGGTATTAAACTTCGAAGATGGTATTTCCACAACCAATATCATCAAGACCATTAAGAGCCAGTAA
- the ubiK gene encoding ubiquinone biosynthesis accessory factor UbiK → MLDPKKIEQIARQLHNAMPKGVKEFGDDVEKKLRAVLQSQLSKLDLVNREEFDVQTQVLLRTREKLAAMEQRLNELEAHLEETGKKTQQAE, encoded by the coding sequence ATGCTCGATCCAAAGAAAATTGAACAAATTGCTCGCCAACTCCACAACGCCATGCCAAAAGGTGTCAAAGAATTTGGCGATGATGTGGAAAAAAAATTGCGTGCTGTTCTGCAATCCCAGTTGAGCAAGTTGGATCTTGTTAACCGCGAAGAATTTGATGTACAGACACAAGTCTTGTTGCGCACCCGTGAAAAACTGGCCGCAATGGAACAACGCCTGAATGAATTGGAAGCTCACCTTGAAGAAACAGGTAAGAAAACACAGCAGGCTGAATAA
- the glnE gene encoding bifunctional [glutamate--ammonia ligase]-adenylyl-L-tyrosine phosphorylase/[glutamate--ammonia-ligase] adenylyltransferase, with the protein MRPLSSPLARQLQHIVADLPPLGETITPFSPDEQAVLSLSEFVAENVLSHPAWLEDIRQNPPQPEEWQHYSHWLAQALLAVNDENGLMRCLRLFRHRVLVRIAWSQALQSSTTEQTLQQLSMLAETLIIAARDWLYLRCCQDWGTPANRDGVVQPLLILGMGKLGGGELNFSSDIDLIFAYPENGVTQGGRREMDNSQFFTRLGQKLIKALDQQTVDGFVYRVDMRLRPFGDSGPLVFSFPALEDYYQEQGRDWERYALVKARILGNDDRVYCQELRQMLRPFVFRRYIDFSAIQALRNMKGMIEREVRRRGLKDNIKLGAGGIREIEFITQVFQLIRGGREPSLQSRSLLPTLKAIDDLALLPTEQLKQLEDSYLFLRRLENLLQSIRDQQTQTLPDNELDRARLFWGMNFANWDELLAETERKMGAVRSIFQQLIGDEIEEHSEASGHIPFKSLWHEALHTDELIALIPHLDKEKAQKMLDVMAIFRQDVSKRTIGPRGRDVLDQLMPRLLAKIAAREDADTVLARITSLLLSIVSRTTYLELILESEQVMIHVIRLCAASPMIASQLARHPLLLDELLDPKSLYQPLPMEAYRDELYQYLLRLPEDDEEQLLEALRQFKQAQLLRIAAEDIAGVLPVMKVSDHLTYLAEAIIEAVVQLAWNQMVKRYGAPTHLSQRQGLGFAIIGYGKLGGWELGYGSDLDLVFLLDCPMGVMTEGPRSIEARQFYLRLTQRILHLFSTRTVSGVLYDVDARLRPSGESGMLVSTLEAFDDYQKNEAWTWEHQALVRARMVFGDEKMRHDFERIRRETLCLPRDPDLLRQQVREMREKMYRHLGSRQQDQFDIKADPGGITDIEFIAQYQVLRYAPENIRLTRWSDNVRIFELMAQHNIMDEQEAMALTQAYITMRDALHNLALQALSSRVAVGHFSQQQALVRDSWQKWLENDHA; encoded by the coding sequence ATGCGGCCACTTTCATCGCCTTTAGCCCGACAATTACAGCATATCGTTGCGGATCTTCCGCCATTAGGGGAGACAATCACACCCTTTTCACCTGATGAGCAGGCGGTGCTGTCATTGAGTGAGTTTGTGGCAGAAAACGTGTTATCACATCCCGCATGGCTAGAGGATATTCGCCAAAATCCGCCCCAACCGGAAGAGTGGCAACATTATTCCCATTGGCTGGCACAAGCGCTGCTGGCGGTAAATGATGAAAATGGTTTAATGCGATGCTTACGTCTTTTCCGCCATCGGGTACTGGTCAGAATTGCATGGTCGCAGGCATTGCAAAGCAGTACGACAGAACAGACATTGCAGCAATTAAGCATGTTGGCTGAAACCTTGATTATAGCCGCCCGTGATTGGCTTTATCTGCGTTGTTGTCAGGATTGGGGAACACCTGCCAATCGTGATGGAGTAGTACAGCCGTTGCTGATTTTGGGCATGGGAAAATTGGGGGGTGGAGAACTTAATTTTTCCTCTGACATTGACCTTATTTTTGCTTATCCAGAAAATGGCGTAACGCAAGGCGGGCGTCGGGAAATGGATAATTCCCAGTTCTTTACCCGCTTAGGGCAGAAATTGATTAAGGCACTGGATCAACAAACCGTAGACGGTTTTGTTTATCGTGTCGATATGAGATTACGTCCATTTGGTGACAGTGGTCCTTTAGTGTTCAGTTTTCCGGCATTGGAAGATTATTATCAGGAACAAGGGCGTGACTGGGAGCGTTATGCTTTGGTGAAAGCGCGTATTTTGGGCAATGATGATCGGGTCTATTGTCAGGAATTACGCCAGATGTTGCGGCCATTTGTTTTCCGTCGTTATATCGATTTCAGTGCAATTCAAGCTTTGCGCAATATGAAGGGCATGATTGAACGGGAAGTCCGTCGTCGGGGATTAAAAGACAATATTAAATTAGGTGCGGGTGGAATTCGTGAAATTGAGTTTATCACCCAAGTTTTTCAGCTTATCCGTGGAGGAAGGGAGCCGAGCCTGCAATCCCGCTCATTGCTGCCGACATTAAAGGCTATCGACGATTTGGCTTTATTACCAACGGAACAATTAAAGCAGCTTGAAGACAGTTACCTGTTTTTACGGCGGCTTGAAAACTTGCTGCAATCTATTCGTGACCAACAAACGCAGACCTTACCGGATAATGAGTTGGATCGTGCCCGTCTCTTCTGGGGCATGAATTTTGCCAATTGGGATGAGTTACTGGCAGAAACCGAGCGCAAAATGGGTGCGGTGCGAAGTATTTTCCAACAGTTGATTGGCGATGAAATAGAAGAGCATAGTGAAGCGTCCGGCCATATCCCGTTCAAGAGCTTATGGCATGAAGCTTTGCACACAGATGAACTTATCGCATTGATTCCTCATCTTGATAAAGAAAAAGCCCAGAAAATGCTTGATGTTATGGCGATCTTCCGTCAGGACGTCAGTAAGCGAACTATTGGCCCACGAGGAAGGGATGTGCTGGATCAGTTGATGCCACGTTTGTTGGCAAAAATTGCAGCCAGGGAAGATGCCGATACCGTTTTGGCGCGGATTACTTCTCTGTTGCTCAGCATCGTCAGCCGCACGACTTACCTGGAGCTGATACTGGAATCAGAGCAGGTTATGATCCATGTTATCCGGCTTTGTGCTGCTTCTCCGATGATAGCCAGCCAGCTTGCCCGACATCCGTTGTTGCTGGATGAGTTACTCGATCCCAAATCACTGTATCAACCGTTACCGATGGAAGCTTATCGTGATGAGCTTTATCAATATTTATTGCGCCTGCCTGAAGATGATGAAGAGCAATTGCTGGAGGCGTTACGTCAATTTAAGCAGGCACAACTATTGCGGATTGCAGCAGAAGATATTGCGGGCGTCTTGCCAGTGATGAAAGTGAGCGATCACCTGACTTATCTGGCGGAAGCCATTATTGAGGCTGTTGTGCAACTGGCGTGGAATCAAATGGTAAAACGCTATGGCGCACCTACTCATTTATCCCAGCGGCAGGGGTTGGGTTTTGCCATTATTGGTTATGGCAAATTAGGTGGCTGGGAGCTGGGTTATGGTTCTGATTTGGATCTGGTGTTCTTGCTGGATTGTCCAATGGGAGTGATGACAGAAGGCCCCCGTTCCATTGAGGCGCGCCAGTTTTATTTGCGCCTGACTCAACGCATTTTGCATTTGTTCAGTACCCGAACTGTGTCGGGGGTATTGTATGATGTTGATGCCCGTTTGCGGCCATCCGGTGAATCGGGCATGTTGGTCAGCACTCTTGAAGCCTTTGATGATTACCAAAAAAATGAAGCGTGGACCTGGGAACACCAGGCGCTGGTTCGTGCACGCATGGTTTTCGGTGACGAGAAAATGCGTCATGATTTTGAACGCATTCGCCGTGAAACCTTATGTCTTCCCCGTGATCCCGATCTTTTGCGCCAACAGGTGCGTGAGATGCGAGAAAAAATGTATCGGCATTTGGGTAGCCGTCAACAAGATCAATTTGATATCAAAGCTGATCCAGGAGGGATCACGGATATTGAATTTATTGCGCAATATCAGGTGCTGCGTTATGCACCGGAAAATATCAGGCTGACTCGCTGGTCTGATAACGTGCGAATTTTCGAACTAATGGCGCAGCATAATATTATGGATGAGCAGGAGGCGATGGCGCTGACGCAGGCTTACATTACCATGCGTGATGCATTGCATAATTTAGCGTTGCAAGCGTTATCCAGCCGAGTTGCCGTTGGACATTTCAGCCAGCAGCAAGCCTTGGTGCGTGATAGCTGGCAAAAATGGTTGGAGAACGACCATGCATAA
- the ribB gene encoding 3,4-dihydroxy-2-butanone-4-phosphate synthase, with protein sequence MNQTLLSSYGTPFERVERALAALRAGQGVMVLDDENRENEGDMIFAAETMTVEQMALTIRHGSGIVCLCLTEERRQQLKLPMMVENNSSQYQTAFTVSIEAAQGVTTGVSAADRITTIQAAIADDAQPSDLSRPGHVFPLRAQSGGVLTRRGHTEATIDLVKMAGFKPAGVLCELTNDDGSMARAPEVIEFAKRHNMPVVTIEDLVDYRLNMAKVAS encoded by the coding sequence ATGAATCAGACGCTACTTTCCTCATATGGGACGCCATTTGAACGTGTTGAACGTGCGCTTGCTGCTTTGCGTGCAGGTCAAGGCGTGATGGTACTGGATGACGAAAACCGTGAAAATGAAGGTGACATGATTTTCGCCGCCGAAACAATGACGGTAGAGCAAATGGCATTAACTATCCGCCACGGCAGTGGAATTGTTTGCCTGTGCTTGACCGAAGAGCGCCGTCAGCAGTTAAAACTGCCCATGATGGTGGAAAACAATTCAAGCCAATATCAAACCGCTTTCACCGTCTCAATTGAAGCCGCACAAGGCGTGACAACAGGGGTATCTGCGGCAGATCGCATCACCACGATCCAGGCCGCTATTGCCGATGATGCACAACCCAGTGATCTGAGCCGACCTGGACACGTCTTTCCTCTGCGCGCGCAATCGGGAGGGGTTTTAACCCGTCGCGGTCATACCGAAGCGACTATTGATTTGGTTAAAATGGCGGGGTTCAAACCAGCAGGAGTGTTATGTGAATTGACGAATGACGATGGATCAATGGCTCGAGCTCCTGAAGTGATTGAATTCGCAAAGCGACATAATATGCCGGTAGTCACGATTGAAGATTTGGTAGATTACCGTTTAAACATGGCAAAGGTAGCCAGCTAA
- a CDS encoding glutathionylspermidine synthase family protein — protein sequence MKRIGITERPDWREKAAEFGFNFHTMYGQPYWSEDAYYQFTLDQIEEIEDVTAELHQMCLQVVEKVVDSEELLTKFQIPKHCWEFIRSSWVTSQPSLYSRLDLAYDGKNPPKLLENNADTPTSLYESAFFQWIWLEDQMNAGNLPSNADQFNSLQEKLIERFAQLREKHGFGLLHMACCQDTEEDRGTIQYLQDCAAEAGIPTEFLFIEDIGLGEKGQFTDLQDQVISNLFKLYPWEFMLREMFSTKLADAGVRWLEPAWKSIISNKALLPMLWKMFPNHPNLLPAYFADERPSDMNSYVIKPLFSREGANIRIIENGQEIASADGPYGKEGMIIQQFHALPKFEGNYALVGSWLVDDQSAGICIREDRELITQDLSRFYPHIILD from the coding sequence ATGAAACGCATTGGTATTACCGAACGCCCGGATTGGCGCGAAAAAGCAGCAGAGTTTGGTTTTAATTTTCACACCATGTATGGTCAGCCTTACTGGAGTGAAGATGCTTATTACCAGTTCACCCTGGATCAAATTGAAGAAATTGAAGATGTAACGGCAGAACTGCACCAAATGTGTTTGCAGGTTGTGGAAAAAGTGGTCGATAGTGAAGAGTTGCTGACTAAATTCCAGATCCCAAAACACTGTTGGGAATTTATCCGTTCTTCATGGGTAACCAGCCAACCTTCACTCTATTCCCGTCTGGATTTGGCTTATGATGGCAAAAATCCCCCAAAATTACTGGAAAACAACGCCGATACCCCAACGTCACTGTATGAATCAGCTTTCTTTCAGTGGATCTGGCTGGAAGACCAGATGAATGCCGGTAATTTGCCGTCAAACGCCGATCAGTTCAACAGCCTGCAAGAAAAGCTGATTGAACGTTTTGCACAGTTACGTGAAAAACATGGGTTTGGCCTGCTGCACATGGCCTGCTGTCAGGATACTGAAGAAGATCGTGGCACCATCCAATATTTGCAGGATTGTGCTGCGGAAGCCGGTATTCCTACCGAATTCCTGTTTATTGAGGATATCGGGTTGGGTGAGAAAGGGCAGTTTACTGACTTGCAGGATCAAGTGATCAGTAACCTATTTAAGCTGTACCCGTGGGAATTTATGCTGCGTGAGATGTTTTCCACCAAGCTGGCTGATGCGGGCGTCCGTTGGCTGGAGCCAGCATGGAAAAGCATTATCTCCAACAAAGCACTGCTGCCAATGCTGTGGAAAATGTTCCCAAATCATCCTAACTTGTTGCCTGCCTATTTTGCGGATGAACGCCCTTCAGACATGAACAGCTATGTCATTAAGCCACTGTTCTCCCGTGAAGGTGCCAATATTCGCATCATTGAAAACGGCCAAGAAATCGCCAGTGCGGATGGCCCTTATGGGAAAGAAGGCATGATTATCCAACAGTTCCACGCATTGCCAAAATTTGAGGGTAACTATGCGCTGGTCGGTAGCTGGTTAGTGGATGATCAATCTGCGGGTATCTGTATCCGTGAAGACCGAGAATTAATTACTCAAGATCTGTCACGCTTCTACCCGCATATTATTTTGGATTGA
- the ygiD gene encoding 4,5-DOPA dioxygenase extradiol: MSLLRMPALFIGHGSPMNAIENNCYSRAWFELGKKLSRPRAILVISAHWYTKGTAVTTMARPRTIHDFGNFPRELHEKQYPAKGFPELAVLVQDILEPIEVETDFEQWGLDHGSWGILAKMYPDADIPVVQLSMDRNQPASFHYEIGKKLTLLRDEGVLILGSGNIVHNLPAAKLGAEPFPWASSFEQFVRESLTSLEEPHPLFNALDREDGQLSNPTPEHFLPLLYVMGTWNKKEPISTPVEGIEDGSLSMLSIQLG; the protein is encoded by the coding sequence ATGAGTCTCCTGAGAATGCCTGCTCTATTCATTGGTCATGGCAGCCCAATGAATGCTATTGAAAATAACTGTTACTCACGTGCCTGGTTTGAACTGGGGAAGAAATTATCCAGGCCAAGGGCGATTTTGGTTATTTCTGCGCACTGGTACACGAAGGGTACAGCCGTGACAACGATGGCACGGCCCCGAACTATCCACGATTTTGGTAATTTTCCCAGAGAATTGCATGAAAAACAGTATCCGGCTAAGGGATTTCCTGAACTGGCTGTATTGGTACAGGATATCCTTGAACCGATTGAGGTTGAGACTGATTTTGAACAATGGGGATTGGATCATGGCTCTTGGGGGATATTGGCAAAAATGTATCCTGATGCCGATATTCCGGTTGTCCAATTGAGCATGGATCGTAATCAACCAGCTTCTTTTCATTATGAAATAGGTAAAAAATTAACTTTATTGCGAGACGAAGGCGTCTTAATCCTGGGGAGTGGAAATATTGTGCATAACCTGCCGGCCGCAAAACTGGGGGCAGAGCCTTTTCCTTGGGCCAGCTCTTTTGAGCAGTTTGTGCGTGAAAGTTTAACCAGCCTGGAAGAGCCTCATCCTTTGTTTAATGCTTTGGACAGGGAAGATGGTCAATTATCTAACCCAACACCAGAACATTTTTTGCCATTGCTGTATGTGATGGGGACATGGAATAAAAAAGAGCCAATTTCAACACCCGTTGAAGGAATTGAAGACGGCTCTTTAAGTATGTTATCGATTCAGCTTGGCTGA